In the Gossypium arboreum isolate Shixiya-1 chromosome 10, ASM2569848v2, whole genome shotgun sequence genome, one interval contains:
- the LOC108470911 gene encoding EPIDERMAL PATTERNING FACTOR-like protein 3, whose product MEASLFWFLLALQIVVTWSCATSRSLTPDYGFGANQPGQNPESLQVPLGPSSSSKEVSSQSYKSKQGKGNINGETYVEAEIGRLGIGSGRPSCEHKCYGCSPCEAIQVPTTPGKHSHVSLQSANYEPESWKCKCGPTFYSP is encoded by the exons ATGGAAGCAAGCTTGTTTTGGTTTCTGTTAGCTCTTCAAATAGTAGTAACCTGGAGTTGTGCAACAAGCAGGTCTTTAACACCAGACTATGGCTTTGGAGCTAATCAACCAG GCCAGAATCCAGAGTCTTTGCAAGTTCCCTTGGGACCAAGTTCAAGCTCAAAAGAAGTCTCTTCACAGAGTTACAAAAGCAAGCAAGGAAAGGGTAACATAAATGGAGAAACTTATGTTGAAGCGGAGATCGGCAGACTGGGCATAGGCTCAGGCCGTCCGAGCTGTGAACACAAATGCTATGGTTGCAGTCCATGTGAAGCCATTCAAGTGCCTACGACTCCAGGCAAGCACAGCCATGTGAGCCTGCAGTCCGCAAATTATGAACCTGAGAGTTGGAAATGCAAGTG
- the LOC108470912 gene encoding uncharacterized protein LOC108470912, whose amino-acid sequence MCEPKHYATQTPSEKDVKAPNIIERGKEEIEALFHHDKKPHHHKETHGRSDDIDENTAVDDVKGPNVFERVKEEVEAIVGAIHPKKESKGP is encoded by the exons ATGTGTGAACCTAAACATTATGCAACACAGACTCCCTCAG AGAAAGATGTTAAAGCACCGAACATAATTGAGAGAGGTAAGGAAGAAATTGAGGCACTATTCCACCATGATAAAAAACCACACCATCACAAAGAAACACATGGGAGGAGCGATGATATCGACGAGAACACCGCTGTTGATGATGTTAAGGGCCCTAACGTGTTTGAAAGAGTGAAAGAAGAAGTGGAGGCCATTGTTGGAGCAATTCATCCCAAGAAAGAATCTAAAGGACCGTGA